The following proteins are encoded in a genomic region of Ovis canadensis isolate MfBH-ARS-UI-01 breed Bighorn chromosome 16, ARS-UI_OviCan_v2, whole genome shotgun sequence:
- the RIMOC1 gene encoding RAB7A-interacting MON1-CCZ1 complex subunit 1 isoform X3 has translation MAAASSSVARRVEELGDLAQAHIQQLSEAAGEDDHFLIRASAALEKLKLQCGEDKECSTPSNLLELYTQAILDMTYFEENKLVDEDFPEDSSQKVKELINFLSEPEILVQENNMLPKHCDLLGDELLECLSWRRGALLYMYCHSLTKRREWLTRKSSLLKKYLVDGISYLLQMLNFRCPIQLNEGASFQDLDTAKLLSEGIFSDIHLLAMMYSGEMCYWGLKHCADQQPENHEMDTGVSGASYAAHKEPLDFREVGEKILKKYVFVCEGPLKEQEWNTTNAKQILNFFQHHTN, from the exons ATGGCGGCCGCAAGCTCTAGTGTGGCGAGGCGAGTGGAGGAACTCGGAGACCTGGCTCAGGCCCACATACAACAACTTAGCGAAGCCGCCGGCGAAGATG ATCACTTTTTAATTCGCGCCTCTGCAGCTCTAGAAAAATTGAAACTTCAGTGTGGAgaagacaaagaatgttcaaccccATCAAATCTTCTAGAACTGTACACACAG GCTATTTTGGACATGACGTATTTTGAGGAGAACAAGCTAGTAGATGAAGATTTTCCTGAAGATTCTTCACAGAAAGTAAAAGAGTTGATCAATTTTCTTTCAGAACCAGAAATTTTGGTTCAAGAAAATAATATGCTTCCAAAA CACTGCGATTTGCTTGGAGATGAACTCCTGGAATGTCTCTCCTGGAGGCGAGGAGCCCTACTTTACATGTATTGTCATTCTCTGACCAAAAGGAGAGAATGGCTCACAAGAAAATCTAGCTTACTTAAAAAG TATCTTGTTGATGGAATCAGTTACTTACTACAGATGCTGAATTTTCGGTGTCCCATCCAGTTAAATGAAGGAGCTTCTTTCCAAGACCTAGACACAGCTAAGTTACTAAGTGAAG GAATATTTAGTGACATTCATTTGCTGGCTATGATGTACAGTGGAGAAATGTGTTACTGGGGATTGAAGCATTGTGCAGATCAACAGCCGGAAAATCATGAAATGGATACTGGCGTTTCTGGAGCAAGCTACGCCGCACACAAAGAACCTTTGGATTTTCGAGAAGTAGgagagaaaattttgaaaaagtatgTATTTGTATGCGAAGGACCCCTGAAAGAACAAGAATGGAATACAACAAatgcaaaacaaattttaaacttCTTTCAGCATCACACTAACTA a
- the RIMOC1 gene encoding RAB7A-interacting MON1-CCZ1 complex subunit 1 isoform X2 — protein sequence MAAASSSVARRVEELGDLAQAHIQQLSEAAGEDDHFLIRASAALEKLKLQCGEDKECSTPSNLLELYTQAILDMTYFEENKLVDEDFPEDSSQKVKELINFLSEPEILVQENNMLPKHCDLLGDELLECLSWRRGALLYMYCHSLTKRREWLTRKSSLLKKYLVDGISYLLQMLNFRCPIQLNEGASFQDLDTAKLLSEGIFSDIHLLAMMYSGEMCYWGLKHCADQQPENHEMDTGVSGASYAAHKEPLDFREVGEKILKKYVFVCEGPLKEQEWNTTNAKQILNFFQHHTN from the exons ATGGCGGCCGCAAGCTCTAGTGTGGCGAGGCGAGTGGAGGAACTCGGAGACCTGGCTCAGGCCCACATACAACAACTTAGCGAAGCCGCCGGCGAAGATG ATCACTTTTTAATTCGCGCCTCTGCAGCTCTAGAAAAATTGAAACTTCAGTGTGGAgaagacaaagaatgttcaaccccATCAAATCTTCTAGAACTGTACACACAG GCTATTTTGGACATGACGTATTTTGAGGAGAACAAGCTAGTAGATGAAGATTTTCCTGAAGATTCTTCACAGAAAGTAAAAGAGTTGATCAATTTTCTTTCAGAACCAGAAATTTTGGTTCAAGAAAATAATATGCTTCCAAAA CACTGCGATTTGCTTGGAGATGAACTCCTGGAATGTCTCTCCTGGAGGCGAGGAGCCCTACTTTACATGTATTGTCATTCTCTGACCAAAAGGAGAGAATGGCTCACAAGAAAATCTAGCTTACTTAAAAAG TATCTTGTTGATGGAATCAGTTACTTACTACAGATGCTGAATTTTCGGTGTCCCATCCAGTTAAATGAAGGAGCTTCTTTCCAAGACCTAGACACAGCTAAGTTACTAAGTGAAG GAATATTTAGTGACATTCATTTGCTGGCTATGATGTACAGTGGAGAAATGTGTTACTGGGGATTGAAGCATTGTGCAGATCAACAGCCGGAAAATCATGAAATGGATACTGGCGTTTCTGGAGCAAGCTACGCCGCACACAAAGAACCTTTGGATTTTCGAGAAGTAGgagagaaaattttgaaaaagtatgTATTTGTATGCGAAGGACCCCTGAAAGAACAAGAATGGAATACAACAAatgcaaaacaaattttaaacttCTTTCAGCATCACACTAACTA G
- the RIMOC1 gene encoding RAB7A-interacting MON1-CCZ1 complex subunit 1 isoform X1, translated as MAAASSSVARRVEELGDLAQAHIQQLSEAAGEDDHFLIRASAALEKLKLQCGEDKECSTPSNLLELYTQAILDMTYFEENKLVDEDFPEDSSQKVKELINFLSEPEILVQENNMLPKHCDLLGDELLECLSWRRGALLYMYCHSLTKRREWLTRKSSLLKKYLVDGISYLLQMLNFRCPIQLNEGASFQDLDTAKLLSEGIFSDIHLLAMMYSGEMCYWGLKHCADQQPENHEMDTGVSGASYAAHKEPLDFREVGEKILKKYVFVCEGPLKEQEWNTTNAKQILNFFQHHTN; from the exons ATGGCGGCCGCAAGCTCTAGTGTGGCGAGGCGAGTGGAGGAACTCGGAGACCTGGCTCAGGCCCACATACAACAACTTAGCGAAGCCGCCGGCGAAGATG ATCACTTTTTAATTCGCGCCTCTGCAGCTCTAGAAAAATTGAAACTTCAGTGTGGAgaagacaaagaatgttcaaccccATCAAATCTTCTAGAACTGTACACACAG GCTATTTTGGACATGACGTATTTTGAGGAGAACAAGCTAGTAGATGAAGATTTTCCTGAAGATTCTTCACAGAAAGTAAAAGAGTTGATCAATTTTCTTTCAGAACCAGAAATTTTGGTTCAAGAAAATAATATGCTTCCAAAA CACTGCGATTTGCTTGGAGATGAACTCCTGGAATGTCTCTCCTGGAGGCGAGGAGCCCTACTTTACATGTATTGTCATTCTCTGACCAAAAGGAGAGAATGGCTCACAAGAAAATCTAGCTTACTTAAAAAG TATCTTGTTGATGGAATCAGTTACTTACTACAGATGCTGAATTTTCGGTGTCCCATCCAGTTAAATGAAGGAGCTTCTTTCCAAGACCTAGACACAGCTAAGTTACTAAGTGAAG GAATATTTAGTGACATTCATTTGCTGGCTATGATGTACAGTGGAGAAATGTGTTACTGGGGATTGAAGCATTGTGCAGATCAACAGCCGGAAAATCATGAAATGGATACTGGCGTTTCTGGAGCAAGCTACGCCGCACACAAAGAACCTTTGGATTTTCGAGAAGTAGgagagaaaattttgaaaaagtatgTATTTGTATGCGAAGGACCCCTGAAAGAACAAGAATGGAATACAACAAatgcaaaacaaattttaaacttCTTTCAGCATCACACTAACTAG